The nucleotide window CGGGAGGACGCCTCTGAAGCTCTTCGATCCCTCTAGGGAGCCGCCCGTTCTCCTGCGTTCTGGCGATAGGGTAAAGTTCATTCCAGTGGAGGAGTGGCCCCATGATTGAGATCCTTAAGGTTCCCTCCATCTTAACGGTTCAGGATAACGGGAGGAGGATGAGGAGGTTCGGCGTTCCGGTAGGGGGTTTCGCGGACGATGTCTCGGCAAGGCTGGCCAACTTCCTCGTAGGAAATCCGGGGGATGCTCCCCTCCTGGAATTCATCCTCGCGGGACCCACCATCAGGTTCCTTCGTTCCTCGGTGTTCGCCGTCGTTGGGGATGTGGACGTGCGGCTGAATGGCGTTCCTATCGAGCCCTACACAAGTTACTGGGCCAAGCCAGCGGATATCCTTGAGGTTGGCGTCCTCAAGAGGGGTGTTTACGGCTACATCGCCTTCGCCGGTGGGATAAGCTGCGCCAAGCTTCTCGGGAGCTGCTCCACCTACGCGAGGGCTGGCCTCGGAAGGCCCCTCAGGGCAGGGGACGTCCTCCCCTTTGAGTCCGTGCTTCTCATGGGAAGGGCCGGTCGCCACCTGCCCGAGGAGCTAAGGCCGAGGTTTGACGGACCCGTTAGGGTCGTTTTAGGGCCAGAAGAATTCGGAGAAGAAGACATCGAGAAGTTTCTTGGGGCTGAATACAGGGTGACGTCCGAGAGCGACAGGATGGGGATTCGGCTTGAAGGCCCCGAACTCCATGGCAGGGGAATAGTAACTTCTCCCCTGACGCCCGGAACAGTTCAGGTCCCTCCGGGCGGTCAGCCAATAGTAATGCTAGCCGATTCCCAGACTACGGGTGGGTACTCTCGAATAGCCGTTGTCATAAGGGCAGATTTGTATAAGGTTGCCCAGAGGAGGCCCGGAGAAACCGTAAGGTTCGAGGCCGTGGACGTAAGAGAGGCCAGGGAGGCGTTCCTGAGGAAGGAGAGGTGGTTGAAAGCCCTCAGCATGTTCCTTGAAGGTAAGATGAGGGCCTTCAAGGTGAGGGTTGGAGGGAGAGATTTCCTGGCGTTCGTCGAGTGATGGCGTCCCACAAGGAGAGGCCGTTTTTCCGGGGC belongs to Pyrococcus yayanosii CH1 and includes:
- a CDS encoding 5-oxoprolinase subunit C family protein, translating into MIEILKVPSILTVQDNGRRMRRFGVPVGGFADDVSARLANFLVGNPGDAPLLEFILAGPTIRFLRSSVFAVVGDVDVRLNGVPIEPYTSYWAKPADILEVGVLKRGVYGYIAFAGGISCAKLLGSCSTYARAGLGRPLRAGDVLPFESVLLMGRAGRHLPEELRPRFDGPVRVVLGPEEFGEEDIEKFLGAEYRVTSESDRMGIRLEGPELHGRGIVTSPLTPGTVQVPPGGQPIVMLADSQTTGGYSRIAVVIRADLYKVAQRRPGETVRFEAVDVREAREAFLRKERWLKALSMFLEGKMRAFKVRVGGRDFLAFVE